ATGTGCCACTAATTGCTTCACTTGGACGCTCACCAAATGTCCAGCTCATCAAATTCATTTCACCCTCGGAAGAAAAATCGCCTGCCCTCATTGTGACTTGTGCTGATTGATGTTCTTCCGGATTGGTCGAATTGCCAACTGATATGGCTGAGACTGCTGTTGCAGGAGAACCAACACTTTCCCGGTCCGAACCAGAGTTTCCATTCGCGACAACAGTTACAACACCAGAAAGCATTGCATTATTCACCGCTTGTGCATCGGCTGTGATAGAATCGTTATTTGAACCACCAAGTGATAGATTAATAACATCCATTTCCGCTTTTATAGCTTCTTCAATGCCAGCAATAATCCATGACGTCATCCCCGTACCATATGCCCCAGAACACGATAGGCATATAGATCTACTTTTGGGGCAAGGCCCTTAATACCATAGTCATTTACTCCTCCAGCAGCAATGATACCTGCAACATGGGTTCCATGCGAAGTTTCGTATGCACTGCCATTACTGTTAACTGGATCCATATTATCCGGACGGTCAAGAGGTGACGTTTCATACGGATCGTCCTCATCACGCGGACTCAGATACTTATCTTCATTATGCTCAACAAAGTTTTTGCCGCCTTTATATACATCAGCAAACTCAGGATGATTATAGTCAATTCCGGTATCAATAACACCAACTTTAATACCTTCTCCTTCATAACCCATATTCCAAACTTTTTCAATGTTGAGGTGTGAAATGCTTGAATTCATTGAAACCTCAGCTTTGAAGTCTTCGTCGGCACCTTTCGACAATGCTACTCTTTCTTCGTCAGGTTCCACGTAAATAACACCACTTAAATCAAGTAATTTTTCAACATCTTTTTCTGCTAAAGTTAAGGCCATACCATTTAATACATTATTATATATGTACCTTTTTTCAGCTTGAATATCAGCATCTTCAAGTTCTTGTGAAAAAACCCGCTGCTCCTTTTGTATTTTTTGTACAACGGATTCTTTCTCGGATCTAGAAAAAGTGGTGTTGTTCAGTCTATGTTTTCCCTTTTCCACTGCAACCGGATTCTTCGAAAAGTGAACAATGACCGGTATGTTCTTGTCCCCATCTAAACCTTGCAAGCTATTATGTAAGGCGGGACTCCGTTCGTAAAAAGATTCTTGTTCTTCAATGGCTTTCTTCAAGGCATAAGAAGAACCGTGTCCAAACTTTTTCTGTAACTCGCTTTCACTTGAGCCCATGATACTTGTAGGCAAAATCGTGCCAACAATAAGCATTAAAGCCATAAGAACCGCTAAAGTCCTTGATATCATGCTTTTGGTCAAATAAATTCCTCCTAAAATTTTTAAGACTTAATAAACAGACTTCTCATAGTACAGATATTCATCACTATGTGAAATCTTCATAGTTTACAGTATATATAATTTAAAAGTATTGTCAAACCAATTTTGACAAAATTTGATAAAATTATTACTAGTAAGCAACTAGTTTGAGACCGCAGCATTAATTTCTCCAAAACGTTAACTACGCAAAAAAGCGTACATATACTCTTGGGGAGTATATGTACGCTATGCGATAAACAGTTTATTGACTTAAATAATATATCAATTTACGTTCTACATCATTGGTTACAACTTGTGTACCACCTATGATTTTAATTTTATTTGTATTTTCATTTTCAATGAATGAAGCAAGTGTTTTCGGCACCTGGTCATGGACAAGCAATATCCCAGTTGCTTCTTTAGCAGCAAGTGCAGCACCAGTTATGGCGTCGGGAAAACTTCTGCCGGTAGTAACATAATAATCATTTTTAACATCTTTTTCAAAGTGTCGTGCAACCTCAACTGCCGTATCAAACCGGTCATTTCCAGCAATCCTGTTTACGTTTGGAAGACTACTCTCCAACTTGTTATTAATCGCTTTTTTACCACCGATAATCGTGGTCTTTTTTGGATTCAAATCATCGAGTACTTTTTTGGTCGCATCGGGCAGTTTGTTCACTTTAGCAAGTAATATGGGCATACCAGCCTTTCCGGCGTATGAAGCAACACTCAGTGCATCTGGAAAGTCATAGCCATTCACCAAAACCACCTTTTTATTCGTGCTATTTGATAAAAGATTTCGAGCAATATTTGCAGCAGTTTCCGTGCGATCTGCCCCCTCAATCCTTTCTACTTCAATGCCCATTGACAAGATGTCTTTTTCCACGTTTTTTCCAATTGCCTTCTTAGAACCAAGAATAAATACTTTATTTGTCTTCAATCTAGCTATTTCTTCTTTAGTTAATCTCGTAAGTATATTCGACCGAGTCAATAGTACTGGTGCATCGTGTTTTTTTGCAAGCGGGACACCTGCAAGTGCATCAGCATATTCATCTCCCCGTGCCAAGACGACAACATCAGATTTATTCCAACCCTCTTTGCTAACTTCAACAGCTGTTTGGTAGCGATCATTTCCTGCTATTCTTTCAAGTTTAACCTGGTTGTTGTGTTTTTCTTTGACCAACTTCACAAAGTCGTCCCACTTATATCCATATATACCAAAATATCCATGTGGGTCTACATGATTTGTCCCACCAAGAAACTTGGATACTGCTTTATGTGACCATAAGCTTCCTTCTCCTGTAGTTTCTGCACTTGTTACACCTAAATTATAATCAAATAGAATACCAGCAATATATTCTGCATAATTGTTTATTGAGCGCGCAAATTCATCAAAGCTATGCACACGAACGAGCTCTACATGAACAAAGCGTTGGTTGGCATAGAATCCTGCTCCCCAGGCGCCAAGGTCCAAAGGATGCGTTTCGATGATACGTTCGTGATCGACAAAGGCATGAACAAATGCGTTTTTATGGTTTCTTTTCATCCAAGCTATTTCACCATCAATTGTTGAATTCGGGTTGGCGGTTTCGTGTGCAACCACACCTTCCACTTCGCCATATCCATCACGATAAGGAAACTTTTTAAGCCTATCAAGATGGTTATATTCAACAGAAGCCGCCTGGAAACCTTTGTCCTTTATGTATTTATTCACGTTAGGGTATGTATTATAAAGCACTGGAATATCTGCCGCATCTAAATTGGAATGCAAGTAACCTTCATCTACCTCCTTACCCTCTCGCTGTGCTTCTGGTATATATATCAGTTCGTCCTCAGTCAAGGTGTTTAAATCAATTCCATCTATGTTCGCTTTTTTTGTACTTTCGTCTTCTCCTGCAGCCACTTCAAACGGTGTCCCTAGCAATAATGTGATGATCAATATAACTGTAATATTGAATA
This sequence is a window from Lentibacillus sp. JNUCC-1. Protein-coding genes within it:
- a CDS encoding cell wall-binding repeat-containing protein codes for the protein MRKIFNITVILIITLLLGTPFEVAAGEDESTKKANIDGIDLNTLTEDELIYIPEAQREGKEVDEGYLHSNLDAADIPVLYNTYPNVNKYIKDKGFQAASVEYNHLDRLKKFPYRDGYGEVEGVVAHETANPNSTIDGEIAWMKRNHKNAFVHAFVDHERIIETHPLDLGAWGAGFYANQRFVHVELVRVHSFDEFARSINNYAEYIAGILFDYNLGVTSAETTGEGSLWSHKAVSKFLGGTNHVDPHGYFGIYGYKWDDFVKLVKEKHNNQVKLERIAGNDRYQTAVEVSKEGWNKSDVVVLARGDEYADALAGVPLAKKHDAPVLLTRSNILTRLTKEEIARLKTNKVFILGSKKAIGKNVEKDILSMGIEVERIEGADRTETAANIARNLLSNSTNKKVVLVNGYDFPDALSVASYAGKAGMPILLAKVNKLPDATKKVLDDLNPKKTTIIGGKKAINNKLESSLPNVNRIAGNDRFDTAVEVARHFEKDVKNDYYVTTGRSFPDAITGAALAAKEATGILLVHDQVPKTLASFIENENTNKIKIIGGTQVVTNDVERKLIYYLSQ
- a CDS encoding S8 family serine peptidase, producing the protein MTKSMISRTLAVLMALMLIVGTILPTSIMGSSESELQKKFGHGSSYALKKAIEEQESFYERSPALHNSLQGLDGDKNIPVIVHFSKNPVAVEKGKHRLNNTTFSRSEKESVVQKIQKEQRVFSQELEDADIQAEKRYIYNNVLNGMALTLAEKDVEKLLDLSGVIYVEPDEERVALSKGADEDFKAEVSMNSSISHLNIEKVWNMGYEGEGIKVGVIDTGIDYNHPEFADVYKGGKNFVEHNEDKYLSPRDEDDPYETSPLDRPDNMDPVNSNGSAYETSHGTHVAGIIAAGGVNDYGIKGLAPKVDLYAYRVLGHMVRG